Proteins found in one Planococcus citri chromosome 2, ihPlaCitr1.1, whole genome shotgun sequence genomic segment:
- the aux gene encoding cyclin-G-associated kinase: MTDFLSSAFGYLSNYSEQSSGVCLNGVTEIANYKLRIKKVIAEGGFSTIYAAQSLDNGKVYAIKRILAGDEEANRNVMKEIQIFRKVSGHPNIAQFLASAFTDKSLSNHGQYEYLVLMELCPEGTLVDIVASKSAVLTVDVISILYYQVCLAVQHLHQQNPPIIHRDLKLENFLLGEDGKLKLCDFGSATTDVITPDESWSAQRRALLEDDIAHCTTPMYRAPEQVDTWSNHEIGVPSDIWALGCIMYMLCFKKHPFEDSAKLAILNANYNIPSNDVKHRVFHNIIKGCLKENPRTRYSINDLLEQVAVIAETTGFKLNEPLKKWSDIIGKEEELVESNADILDTNQQQSSQLPSRKFSSTPSHAPVPPSREEAMPRKSSSSGLSGGAFGGGGSGLFSSLKGGAGSLFKNIKDTSTKMVQSVQSSMSRSGVDICYLTSRLAVMSYPGEGLELTTNSNCAEDVRILLESKHHSTHYSVYNVSRRSYPNTRIGKGRLVDCNWNISRRTPSLYSLYNACQDMYMFLETDKRNVCIVSCMDGKSSSAVLVSAFLMFVGFVAKPEDALQMFAVKRTPPNLQPSEMRYLKYFCEILKKSADQGCYPIKLTSVTLQPVPLFNKNKDGCRPYVEIYQGEDRILTTQQEYEKMVLFNVSHGKVSLPLNVKVMDDVTVIVYHSRYVLGRPTGIKILQYQFHTTFLSSDNSITCSKKDLDDLSEGEFYQTDNFNIVLTFETLQSARTRDLPWENHLKNKYSPDILFTSKLEADELTDSFGTKAQVTEKMSPARPAPPRPPPPAGGDPPRRPPPPDQIHRPTLDEQNADLLNLSPSPKPVPKASEPVNIFNLDDNAAGYEKKLQDQVNLLDINTSDPLNDIFSGSAPAASSGTTKQNDVMDLLGDLNSFSAPTATTNIPNVTVPPVTVPPPSSVNDTKKKSNVNFDPFDFTGNMSQDTLFSSTASSNAFNSNNAGFLGNMTNIQRNVSTPNLTSDLFSNIDKPMTGNTTGLGAGISSQNRSTGYGGAPHFSSNPMSPVGSPIKTMKSPMEPNYNRSHFDNIMKNDAANNKPEKSKSGEDIFGDLLGSQGYSFTSSKTTSGTRTMNEMRKVEMAKEMDPDKLKVHEWKEGKKKNIRALLCSMHTILWPGANWHCEMHQLITPADVKKAYRKACLTVHPDKQIGTPNEALAKLIFTELNTAWSEFENDASQQSAFR; encoded by the exons GTGGTTTTTCGACTATTTACGCTGCTCAAAGTTTAGATAATGGGAAAGTGTACGCTATTAAA AGGATATTGGCCGGAGATGAAGAAGCGAATAGGAATGTTATGAAAGAAATCCAGATATTT CGAAAAGTATCAGGACATCCGAATATAGCGCAGTTTTTAGCTTCAGCGTTTACTGATAAAAGCTTATCAAATCATGGGCAATACGAATACTTGGTTTTAATGGAATTATGTCCTG AGGGTACTCTGGTCGATATCGTAGCTTCGAAATCAGCTGTTCTTACTGTAGATGTTATCAGCATCCTGTATTATCAAGTTTGCTTGGCAGTACAACATTTGCACCAGCAGAATCCTCCCATAATTCATAGAGATCTGAAG ttggaaaatttccttttgggAGAAGACGGTAAATTGAAGTTGTGTGATTTTGGTAGCGCTACGACTGATGTTATAACACCCGATGAAAGCTGGTCAGCTCAAAGGAGAGCTCTTCTAGAGGATGAT ATAGCTCATTGCACTACGCCTATGTATCGAGCTCCCGAACAAGTGGATACGTGGAGTAATCACGAAATCGGTGTGCCATCGGATATCTGGGCGTTGGGATGTATTATGTATATGCTTTGTTTTAAAAAGCATCCGTTCGAAGATTCGGCTAAATTAGCTATTCTAAATGCCAACTACAACATTCCATCGAATGACGTCAAGCACAGagtttttcataatattatta AGGGCTGTTTAAAAGAGAATCCTCGTACTAGATACAGTATTAATGATTTATTAGAACAAGTAGCGGTGATCGCTGAAACGACCGGATTCAAACTGAACGAACCGTTGAAAAAATGGAGTGATATTATTGGAAAAG AAGAGGAACTTGTTGAAAGCAACGCAGATATCTTAGACACAAATCAACAACAATCTAGTCAGTTACCATCACGTAAATTTAGTTCAACTCCGAGTCACGCTCCAGTTCCTCCTTCAAG AGAAGAAGCAATGCCGAGAAAATCTTCATCTTCGGGTCTGAGCGGCGGTGCTTTCGGTGGAGGTGGCAGTGGTCTGTTTTCTTCTTTGAAAGGAGGAGCCGGATCATTATTCAAGAATATCAAGGATACGTCCACGAAAATGGTTCAATCAGTGCAATC AAGCATGTCTAGATCTGGAGTCGATATATGTTACTTGACGTCTCGTTTGGCGGTCATGTCATATCCCGGTGAAGGTTTAGAACTTACAACGAATAGCAATTGCGCCGAAGATGTTCGTATACTATTAGAATCCAAGCATCATTCCACTCATTATTCGGTTTATAACGTATCTAGAAGATCGTACCCGAATACGAGAATAGGCAAAGGAAGA TTGGTCGATTGTAATTGGAATATTTCCCGACGAACTCCTTCGTTGTATTCTTTGTATAACGCTTGTCAAGATATGTATATGTTTCTGGAGACAGATAAACGTAATGTCTGCATTGTTAGTTGCATG GATGGTAAATCGAGTTCGGCTGTACTAGTTTCGGCATTCCTAATGTTCGTGGGTTTCGTCGCGAAACCCGAAGATGCCCTGCAAATGTTCGCTGTTAAAAGAACGCCACCTAATTTGCAGCCTTCTGAGAtgag gtatttgaaatatttttgtgagattttgaagaaatctgCGGATCAGGGATGTTATCCGATTAAATTGACGTCTGTTACCTTGCAACCGGTTCCTTTGTTCAATAAGAATAA AGATGGTTGCAGACCTTACGTTGAAATATATCAAGGCGAAGATAGAATTCTAACCACGCAACAAGAATACGAAAAAATGGTGCTATTTAACGTATCTCATGGAAAG GTGTCTCTGCCTTTGAACGTCAAAGTGATGGATGACGTTACAGTCATCGTATATCATTCTAGATATGTTCTGGGACGACCAACTGgcataaaaattcttcaatatcaATTCCATACCACTTTCCTATCATCGGATAATTCCATAACGTGTTCCAA GAAAGATTTAGACGATTTGTCCGAAGGCGAATTCTATCAAACGGATAATTTCAACATCGTTTTAACTTTCGAAACACTGCAATCAGCTCGAACACGCGATTTACCTTGGGAAAatcatctgaaaaataaatactcgCCGGATATTCTGTTCACGTCCAAGTTGGAAGCTGACGAATTAACAGATTCGTTcg GAACTAAAGCTCAAGTTACCGAGAAAATGTCTCCGGCGCGACCTGCTCCGCCTAGACCGCCTCCGCCGGCCGGTGGTGATCCTCCAAGAAGACCTCCTCCACCG GATCAAATACATCGCCCTACCTTAGACGAACAAAACGCCGACTTATTAAATTTATCTCCGTCGCCTAAACCCGTTCCAAAAGCATCGGAACCCGTTAATATATTCAATTTAGACGACAATGCGGCCGGTtacgagaaaaaattacaagatcAAGTTAATCTACTCGATATCAATACGTCGGATCCGTTAAACGATATATTTTCGGGCTCAGCTCCGGCTGCTTCTTCTGGTACAACGAAACAAAACGATGTTATGGATTTGCTAGGCGATTTGAATTCGTTTTCGGCTCCTACAGCAACGACAAATATACCTAATGTAACCGTACCTCCTGTTACTGTACCTCCGCCTTCTTCTGTCAACGATACGAAAAAGAAATCGAATGTGAATTTCGATCCGTTTGATTTTACCGGAAATATGTCTCAG GATACGTTATTCAGCTCGACGGCCTCTTCGAATGCATTTAATAGTAATAACGCCGGATTCCTGGGTAATATGACCAATATCCAGCGCAACGTTAGCACACCTAATCTTACGTCTGATCTCTTTAGTAATATTG ATAAACCAATGACCGGAAATACAACCGGTTTAGGTGCCGGAATATCATCCCAGAATCGTTCAACCGGGTACGGAGGAGCTCCACATTTCTCAAGCAATCCCATGTCTCCCGTTG GTAGCCCAATCAAAACGATGAAGTCACCTATGGAACCCAACTACAACCGGTCTCATTTTGATAACATCATGAAAAACGATGCTG CGAATAACAAGCCGGAAAAAAGTAAAAGCGGCGAAGACATATTCGGTGACTTATTGGGCAGTCAAGGATACTCATTTACTAGCTCAAAGACCACCTCCGGTACGAGAACGATGAACGAAATGCGCAAAGTCGAAATGGCTAAAGAAATGGATCCCGATAAATTAAAG GTTCATGAATGGAAGGAAGGCAAAAAGAAGAATATCAGAGCATTGTTATGCTCAATGCATACGATTCTGTGGCCAGGAGCTAATTGGCATTGCGAAATGCATCAGCTAATCACACCGGCTGATGTGAAAAAAGCGTATAGGAAAGCTTGCCTGACGGTGCATCCGGATAAG